TCCGCCACATAGCTTGCATCGTATAGGTTTTTGTTTAAAAATGAAATACCCCAATCTGCCTTGGATAGCCGATTTTAGAGATCCTTGGGTTAATATTGGTTATCACAAAGATTTAAAACTAACACCATCTTCAGTTGAAAAGCATCAGCAGATGGAAAATGAGGTTTTAGCTTCAGCCGACCACATCACAGTGACGAGTCCGACCACCCAAAAAGAGTTTCAAAAAAAAACTGAAAAACCTGTGAGTTTGATTACCAATGGTTTTGACGATACTGATATTGTTACTGAACTTGATGAGCATTTCAGTTTAGCACATATTGGCACCTTGATGAGTGAGCGCAATCCTGAGAATTTATGGCAAGTTTTAGTTGAGTTGATAGAAGAAGATGAGCATTTTAAAAACAATTTAGAACTCAAATTTATCGGACAAATCAGTCAAAACATTATCGACAGTCTAAAAAGTTTTGACTTGCAAAAACATTCTACGTTTTTAGGCTATTTGCCCCATAAAGATGCTCAACAACAAATGTTTAGTGCACAAGTTTTATTATTGATAGAAAAAGATATGACCCAAACTCAAGGTATCATTCCAGGTAAGTTTTTTGAATATTTACAAGCGAGACGACCCATTTTAGGGATTGGTCCACAAAATTGGGATGTTGCGGAATTAATCAACAAGCATAATGCTGGTTCAGCTTTTAATTATCATGAAAAAGATGAGCTTAAAGTTCAAATCAAAACCTATTTTAAAGCTTTTATGAAAGGAAAACTCGAGGTCAAATCAAAAGATATCGAAGTTTATCACCGAAAAGCTTTAACTGAGAAATTGGTTGAGATTATCAATTAGCTTTTCCCTTAGCGTCTCTGCGAGAGAATTTTTACCCATCAAAAGATTTCAAAATCTCTTGATTTATCTCATGTGTTCCATCAAAGGTTTTGACTTTACATCGATTTCCAAATAGGTTTTCGGCTTTTTGAACTTCTTGTTTTGCTCTATCTTTTGTGATATAGGGATCAGATTTACCATAAATTAAATAAGGTTTAAACCTTAAATCTTTAAAATTTTCAGCTTTTAATTCTACAGGAATTCCACCCGAATGCATCAACAATTTTTCACAGTTTATCTTTGATTGAGCAACCCAACGCATAGCTACAGAAACACCTTGTGAGTAACCCAAAACGATAAGTTTTTTATCAGAAAAAGGCTGGATTTCCTTTTGGTAAATAGCATCAAAATAAGCTTTGATGTTTTGCATTTCAAGCTGAGTTTCTTCACGGGTGAGCCAAGATGCTCCAATGCGTTTAAAACTTTGGTCTTGATAATATTTAGATGGAGCTTGGGGTGCGATGATGTAGTTTTTTTCAGGATTTAATATCGAAAAATATTTTATAAAATATCGACTCAAATAACCTAAACCGAGACAAACCAACCAAATGTTTTCAGTTTTATCCGTCAATAGATTTAAAGTTGAGTATGTTTTTGTAGTCGAGTATGAAATTCTATGTTCAGGCATTTTTTTTGTTTATTTTTACAACAGTTTCAAATTTACATAAAATCCATAAATCTATGACAAATCAAGAGATGCTTGACCGCTATAATGCTTTGAGCAAAAATACATTGATGGAAACACTTTCAATAGAATATACAGAAATTGGCAAAGATTATCTTGTTGCCAAAATGCCTGTAAACTCAAGTGTTCATCAACCCGACGGCGTTTTGCATGGTGGTGCTATGGTAGCTTTGGCCGAAAGTGTTGGAAGTGTTGCATCTATTATGTTTTTAGATCCATCTAAATTCATTATCAGAGGTATCGAAATTTCGGCCAATTACGTGAGAAGTGTGAAATCAATCACGTGACATCAAAATCACTGAAGACAACCGATGTGAAATCTCTGTAAAACTTACTACTATAGCTTTACCAAAGTCAAAATAAATGATTCAAACCGATTTCTTTCAACAACTTAAAACTCATTATTCACACCAATTGCCTTTTGTATGTTATGCTCAAAATCATCAGCTTAAAGCTTATTTGCAAAGCAATAATAACCTAAATACCATAGATAATTTTAACGTACCAGGATTTGTATTTTGTCCATTTTCTGATGCAAACGCTAAAGTCATTTTTCCTGAAAATCAATCCAAAATTTTAAATTCTCAGTTGAATGATAAGGATTTTGAATCCTCAAAAACCAATTACGCAACGTCTGAAACGGAAAAGCAAACTCATATCAAT
This genomic window from Flavobacterium sp. CS20 contains:
- a CDS encoding alpha/beta hydrolase gives rise to the protein MPEHRISYSTTKTYSTLNLLTDKTENIWLVCLGLGYLSRYFIKYFSILNPEKNYIIAPQAPSKYYQDQSFKRIGASWLTREETQLEMQNIKAYFDAIYQKEIQPFSDKKLIVLGYSQGVSVAMRWVAQSKINCEKLLMHSGGIPVELKAENFKDLRFKPYLIYGKSDPYITKDRAKQEVQKAENLFGNRCKVKTFDGTHEINQEILKSFDG
- a CDS encoding glycosyltransferase family 4 protein — translated: MTKAPKKVLIVLYYWPPAGGPGVQRWLKFVKYLKDFNIQPTVFVPKHPHYPIVDKSLEMEIPNHVEVIKSSIIEPYTLAQLFSKKDTQSLSKGIIKASKNQNFIQKALLYIRGNYFIPDARMLWIKPSVKRISKLLDQANFDAIITTGPPHSLHRIGFCLKMKYPNLPWIADFRDPWVNIGYHKDLKLTPSSVEKHQQMENEVLASADHITVTSPTTQKEFQKKTEKPVSLITNGFDDTDIVTELDEHFSLAHIGTLMSERNPENLWQVLVELIEEDEHFKNNLELKFIGQISQNIIDSLKSFDLQKHSTFLGYLPHKDAQQQMFSAQVLLLIEKDMTQTQGIIPGKFFEYLQARRPILGIGPQNWDVAELINKHNAGSAFNYHEKDELKVQIKTYFKAFMKGKLEVKSKDIEVYHRKALTEKLVEIIN